In Plasmodium cynomolgi strain B DNA, chromosome 6, whole genome shotgun sequence, the sequence GCCAACCCTAGCCGCTTCCCCGTCGCACCGCCAACCCTAGCCGCTTTCCCGTCGCACCGCCAACCCTAGCCGCTTCCCCGTCGCACCGCCTCACCCCATGGAGGGCATGAAGAAGTGCCCCTTCACCAGCGTCATCCCCTACGGGATGCTGTACGAGAAgctgaaaaaggagaagaacaacCAGCTGCCCGAAAATGTAGTTATCGAGGAGTTTAACCAGCTGCTCTCGACATACGAAAGGCCAAGTCCCTATGACACTAACGGAACCATTCATGTATCCAACCAAAAGGATTTAATTCTCTTTCAGATAGACATAGAATACACAGTGGACAGTATTTTCAAGAGCATGGTCTTCACAAATGATGGCACTCCTAATGGAAGCGCCCTAACCGATATCTTCTCTCCTTACCGAACgttgtttcaaaataatgaGAAGAACTACGTGTCCGTGCCGGTCATCCGCATATACACCGTGACGAACGATGGGTATAGTGTCCTTGTAAAcgtacacaattttttcccctatttcTATGTAGAAATGCCAAGCCACTTCGACAAGGAGGACTTGCTAAAGCTCGAATGCATGATGAATGACAATCTGAATGCGAATAGCcaatacaaaatatatgacaaaaaaattctgaacatCGAAATTGTGAAGACGGAGAGTCTAATGTACTACAAGcgagatggaaaaaaagacttCCTAAAAATCACCGTCCTCCTTCCTAAGATGGTTCCTAGTTTGAAAAAGTTTTTCGAGTCTGTCGTTAAtgtaaatggaaaaagcaTAGGTGGGATCGTCTACGAAGCTAACTTACCTTTCATTCTACGTTACATAatagacaaaaaaatcaCGGGTTCTTCTTGGCTTCTCTGCAAGAATAACCATTTTCACATTCGAccgaaacataaaaaaatatccaatTGCTCCTTCGAAATTGATATATCGTATGAACATATAGAACCCATGCCACTAGAGAATGAGTATCAGCAAATCCCAAAAATAAGAATTGTATCCTTCGATATAGAGTGTATTAAGTTGGATGGAAAAGGATTCcctgaagcaaaaaatgatcCCATAATACAAATATCGTCCATTCTCTACTTTCAAGGAGATCCAATTGGAAAATGCTCAAAATTTATCTTCACTCTAAAGGAGTGTGCTAGTATCCCTGGTTCCAATGTAATTTGGTTTTCCGATGAAAAGACGTTACTAGATGCATGGAGTGAATTCATCACAAGACTTGACCCAGATTTCCTAACTGGttacaatataataaattttgatttaCCTTACATCCTAAATAGAGGTACTGCTCtcaatttgaagaagttaaaaatgttgggaagaataaaaaatatcagcaGTGTGGTTAAGGAGTCGAGTTTTTCTTCCAAGCAATTTGGGACCCATGAGACCAAAGAAATTAACATAAATGGGAGAATCCAATTCGACGTCTATGATCTTATAAAGAGAGACTACAAGCTAAAATCGTACACTCTTAATTACGTCTCGTTCGAATTCTtgaaggagcagaaggaaGACGTTCACTACAGCATCATGAAtgatttacaaaatgaaagtCCTGAGTCTAGGAAGAGAATCGCTACGTATTGTATAAAAGACGGGATTCTTCCGCTCCGCTTAATAGATAAATTATTGTTCATATACAACTACGTCGAAATGGCAAGAGTGACAGGGACCCCCTTCGTTTACCTCCTTACGAGAGGTCAACAAATTAAAGTCACCTCTCAACTGTACCGCAAATGTAAAGAATTGAATTATGTCATCCCTAGTACGTATATAAAATCTGGTAGCAATGAAAAGTATGAAGGAGCTACCGTTTTAGAACCCATAAAAGGGTACTACATAGAACCCATTTCCACGCTCGATTTTGCATCGTTGTACCCATCTATCATGATAGCACATAATCTGTGCTACTCCACCTTGGTTAAGAATAACTCAGAGATCGAGGGACTCAAACAAGAAGAAGTCACCTCCATTCaaggaaagggaaacataaaatttgtgaAGAGATCCGTAAAGAAGGGAATACTCCCCTTAATCGTAGAAGAATTAATAgatgcaagaaaaaaagtcaaacttctcatcaaaaatgaacagaacaaaattacaaaaatggtaCTCAACGGAAGGCAGCTGGCACTCAAAATTTCAGCCAACTCTGTATATGGATACACGGGTGCTGCTTCGGGGGGACAACTCCCTTGCTTAGAAGTCGCAGTCTCTATTACCACCCTTGGAAGATCCATGATTGATAAAACGAAAGAAACCGTGGAGAAATACTACAGCAGGAGCAACGGATTTGAATACAACTCCACCGTGGTCTATGGAGACACAGACTCAGTTATGGTCAAATTTGGTACCAACAGCATTGCTGAAGCAATGGCCTTAGGAAAGGACGCTGCACAAAGGATAAGCAAGGAGTTTCTTCATCCGATTAAGTTAGAATTTGAAAAGGTCTACTGCCCTTACCTATTGctcaacaaaaaaaggtacgcTGGACTCCTCTACACCACCCCAGAAAAACACGACAAAATGGATTGCAAAGGAATCGAAACAGTTAGGAGAGACTTCTGCATCCTTATTCAACAAATGATGGAAACGGTTTTGAATAAACTTCTGATTGAGAAAAATCTCAACAGTGCCATAGAGTAtacaaaaagcaaaattaagGACCTCCTTACAAATAATATCGATATGAGTCTCCTCGTGGTAACAAAATCTTTGGGAAAGACTGACTACGAGACTCGACTTCCACACGTAGAGTTAGCAAAGAAGTTAAAGCAAAGAGACAGTGCCACTGCCCCGAATGTAGGAGATCGAGTTAGCTACATTATAGTCAAAGGGGTTAAAGGACAAGCACAATACGAACGAGCAGAAGATCCACTCTACGTCCTAGACAATAACCTAGCCATTGATTACAACCACTATCTAGATGCAATTAAAAATACGCTTTCAAGAATTTTTGAAGTTATTATGCAAAACTCAGACTCTCTTTTTTGTGGTGAACACACAAGGCACAAAACGATTCTAACTTCCAGCCAAACTGCCctctcaaaatttttacaaaaggcAGTCCGTTGCATCGGTTGTAATAGCTCTATTAAGAAGCCCCCTCTTTGCAACCACTGCAAAATGAATAAGGAGTTCTCCatttatatgcaaaaaatgaatcactTCAAAACCAAACAGAATGAGTTTTTTCAGCTCTGGACTGAGTGCCAACGGTGCCAGGGCAACCTCCACGCTGAGGTCATTTGCATGAATAGGGACTGCCCCATCTTTTACCGGCGAGCCAAAATTAAGAAGGACATGGCCAACGTTCAGGAGCAGATAAGTGCCCTGCGCGCCGACTGGTGAGGGAGAGGGGCGTGCGATAACCCGACTGCCGCTTTGCGAAGCAGCCTTCCGCTTTGTGAAGCAGCCTGCCGCTTTGCGAAGCAGCCTGCCGCTTTGCGAAGCAGCCTTCCTCTTTGCGAAGCAGCCTTCCTCTTTGCGAAGCAGCCAGCCGCTTTACGAAGCAGCCTTCCGCTTTGCGAAGCAGCCTTCCGCTATATCTACCCCCCTACGCGCTATTGCCCGTCCGCTGTTGCACGTCCACTGCTGCACGCGCGCCgtcgtccccttttttccatccgCTTTTAAAGGAAGCTTCGCCACCGCTAACTCGTTTCGAAGCTGCCCCCTCACCACCGCTAACTCGCAGCAGcgccaggggggggaaccgccttcatttttaaagttCCCTTATGTGCACATGCCGGTGCGCGCATGGCACCACGTCCTGCACAGCGAATTAGCGCAAACGAGGGAGAACGCTTAATTAAAGTCGAAACtctaaattttgaaaaatgaaaaatgagcGCGAAAATTGGGAAAGGCGCTTGTTCACACACGCAAACGTGGCCCTCGCCCACAAGAAAGGGTGCAAAGTAGGGATTGTTACTTGCAcggagaagggggaaaaaaaaaacatttttgggGCCACCGCGCTATGCGTCGCGCGCACTACTgagcgggggaaaaaaagagatacgTATTGCGTCCCCCTCAATTTCGTCTTCCTGGGCTATTTTCCTACCACGCCAATTTCTTCGCCCTCTCTTAATTGCTCCTCCCGTCAACTACCCTCCTCTGTCAAGTCCGTGATGCTCTCCGAGGTCCCCTGACTTCCCTCCTCCGCCTCTCCCGTTATTTCCCCTTCCATGTCGTCCGCTTCCGCCACGTCGGCATTGCCCCCACCCAGCTGCGCACTCTGATTCACATCGAACACGTTATCCACCTTAAGTATGTTAGTACACGCCAAAGGGATCCCCCCAAcgcacattttttgaaataaaaaaaaaattgacattttCGGATTATGTCTGTCGTCCTCCATTACGATTTTCCTATCTCCCTCATCTTTTAGGACTTGGAAGCTAGAGGTAGCTTCGTTCTCATACGACTCACCTGTTATCTGTGCATACAGTTTCGGATCCTTCTGTTTTAGAAGCTGAatctctttaaaaaaaatggactgCTTGcaaaattctttaaattgCTTACTTTTTATTACAACAAACTCGCACAAATTTTTGGCACTTTCGAACGCATCTTCTGGAATCACGACACTGTCCAGAAAGCTTTTCCCATTCGAAGCCTCGTTTTGCACCGTCTCCACGTTTTGCACCTTCTCctcgttttgcttcttttccttctgttcTACTCCACCTGCTGTTGATGCGTCCACTGGGCACCCCCCCCATTCGTCACTTTTGTTGTAATTACCACTACACGCATTGGCAGTTGTTTGGTTGCTCTccgttccatttttcttcacgtcCTCCCCATTCGCCTTCTGCAtgtctcccccttttgctttcccTTGTATGCCTATGGCACCCCCATCAACTTTGGTCTTTCTCAAGGCCAGTGTTCCGATCCCTGCCACCAAAAGGTACACGCAGCAGAATATCTTGCACCTTTTCAAGTACCTCATTTTTGGGGGGTATGCTCAACACACTTCCAATTATTCGCACGTTGGACAGGTGGCAAGTTTCACCGCTCGATGTTTCCACTCGTTGGGGCTGCACGCCTGCGCTTCTTACCCACTGggatcgcaaaaaaaaaaaaaaaacaacacaaCTGTGCCTCTCACTTGCCACTTCGAACAAACGAATGAACTCTACTTCGTGGTCACCTCGCAAAAGACAAATAGTCCGTCTtaactctcctttttcttttttttttggtaatcGGTGGGGGGAGATTCTCTTTGAATTGTTGCGCGTACACGCAAATGCTCAATCAGTACATatacacgtaaaaaaaagttcgcaACACGGAAAcgcaaaaatgcaaatgcagACAAATGAGTGCATATGCTAAGACggacatacacacacacatacacctTACGTGACAGCTAACCACGATCTGCTttcaaaacggaaaagaacaaaatgtggGGGACTCCCAAACGATCGGCCTGTCCTTTCCATAATAGGGAGTATACAACTGCATAACGTGAAAAGGAGtcttccaaaaaaaacaaaaaaaaaaagtgatgaaAATGTGGAAACAAATTCACCGCACCCAGTTGCATGCTATACCCAGTGATGGCAAAAGACcacggaaaaggaaaaatttgcaaattttgttgctaataaaaaatttgtatttgCATTTCCCCAGCACGGTTTTATCATCAATTGTGGGGAAAattcattttacatttttatcacttcCTATTGGGCACACTTGAAATGtactaccttttttttttttttttttttttctcatcataccGTTAGCCATGTCCTCCCCAATATGCTACTCTACATGCAGACTTATT encodes:
- a CDS encoding DNA polymerase delta catalytic subunit (putative): MPTQCQRDASVVPTQCQLNETPRGAILLFRCPNSWLPCGRLGEKTNSAPRPDPQLAEERLPVHGQGMKKCPFTSVIPYGMLYEKLKKEKNNQLPENVVIEEFNQLLSTYERPSPYDTNGTIHVSNQKDLILFQIDIEYTVDSIFKSMVFTNDGTPNGSALTDIFSPYRTLFQNNEKNYVSVPVIRIYTVTNDGYSVLVNVHNFFPYFYVEMPSHFDKEDLLKLECMMNDNLNANSQYKIYDKKILNIEIVKTESLMYYKRDGKKDFLKITVLLPKMVPSLKKFFESVVNVNGKSIGGIVYEANLPFILRYIIDKKITGSSWLLCKNNHFHIRPKHKKISNCSFEIDISYEHIEPMPLENEYQQIPKIRIVSFDIECIKLDGKGFPEAKNDPIIQISSILYFQGDPIGKCSKFIFTLKECASIPGSNVIWFSDEKTLLDAWSEFITRLDPDFLTGYNIINFDLPYILNRGTALNLKKLKMLGRIKNISSVVKESSFSSKQFGTHETKEININGRIQFDVYDLIKRDYKLKSYTLNYVSFEFLKEQKEDVHYSIMNDLQNESPESRKRIATYCIKDGILPLRLIDKLLFIYNYVEMARVTGTPFVYLLTRGQQIKVTSQLYRKCKELNYVIPSTYIKSGSNEKYEGATVLEPIKGYYIEPISTLDFASLYPSIMIAHNLCYSTLVKNNSEIEGLKQEEVTSIQGKGNIKFVKRSVKKGILPLIVEELIDARKKVKLLIKNEQNKITKMVLNGRQLALKISANSVYGYTGAASGGQLPCLEVAVSITTLGRSMIDKTKETVEKYYSRSNGFEYNSTVVYGDTDSVMVKFGTNSIAEAMALGKDAAQRISKEFLHPIKLEFEKVYCPYLLLNKKRYAGLLYTTPEKHDKMDCKGIETVRRDFCILIQQMMETVLNKLLIEKNLNSAIEYTKSKIKDLLTNNIDMSLLVVTKSLGKTDYETRLPHVELAKKLKQRDSATAPNVGDRVSYIIVKGVKGQAQYERAEDPLYVLDNNLAIDYNHYLDAIKNTLSRIFEVIMQNSDSLFCGEHTRHKTILTSSQTALSKFLQKAVRCIGCNSSIKKPPLCNHCKMNKEFSIYMQKMNHFKTKQNEFFQLWTECQRCQGNLHAEVICMNRDCPIFYRRAKIKKDMANVQEQISALRADW
- a CDS encoding hypothetical protein (putative); amino-acid sequence: MRYLKRCKIFCCVYLLVAGIGTLALRKTKVDGGAIGIQGKAKGGDMQKANGEDVKKNGTESNQTTANACSGNYNKSDEWGGCPVDASTAGGVEQKEKKQNEEKVQNVETVQNEASNGKSFLDSVVIPEDAFESAKNLCEFVVIKSKQFKEFCKQSIFFKEIQLLKQKDPKLYAQITGESYENEATSSFQVLKDEGDRKIVDNVFDVNQSAQLGGGNADVAEADDMEGEITGEAEEGSQGTSESITDLTEEGS